One genomic window of Brevundimonas vesicularis includes the following:
- a CDS encoding SIMPL domain-containing protein produces MTRTLAAAPLKTVSLKTVAFGGAVAAAAFLAAATPRAMAQTAEPMGAMHMMQPAPSLNLSAYGEVKAAPDMATITFGVQTEAPTAQAAMSDNAAQMTRVVAALRRAGIAERDIQTSGLNLSAQYDYVQNEPPKLRGYQAVNRVTVVINDLSQVGTTADAVVAAGVNQIDGISFGLKDPTAAENQARQQAVRNLQAKAQLYAQSLNVQLSGIRNLTEGGGYAPQPPMPMFAARAVSMDRAESTPVSAGELTVRIDITGVYDIAR; encoded by the coding sequence ATGACCCGCACCCTGGCCGCCGCCCCCTTGAAGACCGTTTCGCTGAAGACCGTCGCTTTCGGCGGCGCCGTCGCCGCCGCCGCCTTCCTGGCCGCCGCCACGCCCCGCGCCATGGCCCAAACAGCCGAACCCATGGGAGCCATGCACATGATGCAGCCCGCGCCGTCGCTGAACTTGTCGGCATACGGCGAGGTCAAGGCCGCGCCGGATATGGCCACCATCACCTTCGGCGTCCAGACCGAGGCGCCGACCGCCCAGGCCGCCATGAGCGATAATGCTGCGCAAATGACGCGCGTCGTCGCCGCCCTGCGCCGCGCGGGCATCGCCGAGCGCGACATCCAGACCTCGGGTCTGAACCTGTCGGCGCAGTACGACTACGTCCAGAATGAACCACCCAAGCTGCGCGGCTATCAGGCGGTCAACCGCGTGACGGTGGTCATCAACGACCTGAGCCAGGTCGGCACGACGGCCGACGCCGTGGTCGCCGCCGGCGTCAACCAGATCGACGGCATCAGCTTCGGCCTGAAGGATCCGACCGCCGCCGAAAACCAGGCGCGCCAGCAGGCCGTGCGCAACCTGCAGGCCAAGGCCCAGCTGTACGCCCAATCGCTGAACGTCCAGCTGTCGGGCATTCGCAACCTGACCGAGGGCGGCGGCTATGCGCCCCAGCCGCCGATGCCGATGTTCGCCGCCCGCGCCGTGTCGATGGACCGGGCCGAGAGCACCCCGGTTTCCGCCGGCGAACTGACGGTGAGGATCGACATCACGGGCGTCTACGACATCGCCCGCTGA
- the panD gene encoding aspartate 1-decarboxylase yields MLVTLMKSKLHRATVTQADLDYEGSIAIDMDLLDAAGIYPHEQVDVLNITNGARFTTYAIEAPRGSKVIGVNGAAARLVQKNDKVIVVTYGQLPQEEARQWNPNVVLLDDANAIKNAG; encoded by the coding sequence ATGCTGGTCACCCTGATGAAGTCCAAGCTGCACCGCGCCACGGTGACCCAGGCCGATCTCGATTACGAGGGATCGATCGCCATCGACATGGACCTGCTGGACGCCGCCGGCATCTATCCGCACGAACAGGTCGATGTGCTCAACATCACCAATGGCGCGCGCTTCACCACCTATGCGATCGAGGCGCCGCGCGGCTCCAAGGTCATCGGCGTCAACGGCGCCGCCGCCCGCCTTGTGCAGAAGAACGACAAGGTGATCGTGGTCACCTACGGCCAGCTGCCTCAGGAAGAAGCCCGCCAGTGGAACCCGAACGTTGTCCTGCTGGACGACGCCAACGCGATCAAGAACGCCGGCTGA